From a single Nicotiana tomentosiformis chromosome 2, ASM39032v3, whole genome shotgun sequence genomic region:
- the LOC117279718 gene encoding replication protein A 70 kDa DNA-binding subunit B-like isoform X2, whose translation MDPSVRPTILTLWEDFADADGSILVAQVAEYPIIIAKRITRSNYAGLSLSTKYNSVILINPPYPQVGGLLNWVRDNRPRLMRYSQQNSPLTDSSPVLALEHNDIVPIADIESQSPVCVLHAC comes from the exons ATGGATCCCAG TGTGAGGCCTACTATCCTTACGCTGTGGGAAGACTTCGCCGACGCTGATGGAAGTATCCTAGTTGCACAGGTTGCTGAATATCCAATAATTATAGCAAAACGAATTACCCGATCCAACTATGCTG GATTATCGTTATCAACAAAGTATAACTCAGTCATACTGATAAATCCACCATATCCTCAGGTTGGGGGACTTCTGAACTG GGTCAGAGACAACAGACCAAGATTGATGAGATACAGTCAGCAAAATTCTCCGCTGACTGATTCGTCACCTGTGCTTGCGCTAGAACACAATGATATTGTACCAATTGCTGATATCGAGTCACAATCTCCTGTATGTGTACTTCATGCATGCTAA
- the LOC117279718 gene encoding replication protein A 70 kDa DNA-binding subunit B-like isoform X1: MFLGVMSIIVHSFYCSVRPTILTLWEDFADADGSILVAQVAEYPIIIAKRITRSNYAGLSLSTKYNSVILINPPYPQVGGLLNWVRDNRPRLMRYSQQNSPLTDSSPVLALEHNDIVPIADIESQSPVCVLHAC, encoded by the exons ATGTTTTTGGGGGTAATGTCAATTATTGTCCATTCCTTCTATTGTAGTGTGAGGCCTACTATCCTTACGCTGTGGGAAGACTTCGCCGACGCTGATGGAAGTATCCTAGTTGCACAGGTTGCTGAATATCCAATAATTATAGCAAAACGAATTACCCGATCCAACTATGCTG GATTATCGTTATCAACAAAGTATAACTCAGTCATACTGATAAATCCACCATATCCTCAGGTTGGGGGACTTCTGAACTG GGTCAGAGACAACAGACCAAGATTGATGAGATACAGTCAGCAAAATTCTCCGCTGACTGATTCGTCACCTGTGCTTGCGCTAGAACACAATGATATTGTACCAATTGCTGATATCGAGTCACAATCTCCTGTATGTGTACTTCATGCATGCTAA